One Aegilops tauschii subsp. strangulata cultivar AL8/78 chromosome 7, Aet v6.0, whole genome shotgun sequence genomic window carries:
- the LOC109768428 gene encoding protein FAR1-RELATED SEQUENCE 9, protein MVNTDGEGADAGGGDPMCVDESAGPVVVGADQCEGARLQDSGAAVGIEETREGQVPVSHPGGGMRVRGATVEEAENEEAPTVQGSKEGAEELLLKVVYSEEEAYKLYCDYGHRTGFSVRKGKQSYFTGTKRIRTKDYFCSKEGLKEAEKLTDENFNDPHTRTNCRAMVRFRANSQGEWRVIRLVSDHNHNLVRPEERHLLRSAKSLIAGRSCSAADAVLYGGYQLGGVPSQMAASTSVTNNAETPWQDLLPGFSGITRTSAVGTGELQRIVSHLKSRANLDGMFYWDVQLDRAGRMSNFFWRDGRGRMDYDCFGDVVVFDSTYRLNKQNYIVAPFVGVNHHWQTTMYGCALLADDSMSSFTWLFKSFLEAMGNRQPRSIFTNQDQVMSNAIEEVLPNTCHRIAHWHIQKNAASRLGALNASKAFNKMFTKCMQGCDTEAEFEGTWAAMLREFKLQDNKWLSKLYKLKQKWCGALNKCTFDGGVENEPQCDSLSNIFTCIVDKSTSLSTIVAAVDKLTEDWREKEFDEDVRCCQRPLSCIIKHSDILNHAAKVYTHRIYKLFETYFLDGCGATKFKALPCEDSDTYRFEMTMQGRGSRVCTVHLNMSTMQLTCSCSQFETMGLLCPHTLKALSIKNVGKIPEIYILKRWTRDAKQWVFNPKQYESSYQECMDDEAGYCNHAMRYAYDLVMKSEGQEELRRSLWEALEGGEKELEKYQNATQYAQSYAT, encoded by the coding sequence ATGGTGAACACCGACGGTGAAGGTGCCGATGCCGGGGGCGGAGACCCAATGTGCGTCGATGAGAGTGCCGGCCCCGTCGTTGTTGGGGCAGACCAGTGTGAAGGAGCCAGGTTGCAGGACAGTGGAGCCGCTGTCGGCATTGAAGAAACCAGGGAAGGACAGGTGCCGGTTTCTCACCCCGGCGGCGGAATGAGGGTGCGAGGAGCGACTGTGGAGGAAGCCGAGAACGAGGAGGCCCCCACGGTGCAGGGCAGCAAGGAGGGGGCCGAGGAGCTGCTCCTGAAGGTGGTGTACAGCGAGGAGGAGGCGTACAAGCTGTACTGCGACTACGGGCACCGCACGGGGTTCAGCGTCCGCAAGGGCAAGCAGTCCTACTTCACCGGCACCAAGAGGATCAGGACCAAGGACTACTTCTGCTCCAAGGAGGGCCTCAAGGAAGCAGAGAAGCTTACCGACGAGAACTTCAACGACCCGCACACCAGGACCAATTGCAGGGCCATGGTTCGCTTCAGAGCGAACAGCCAGGGCGAGTGGAGGGTAATCCGACTCGTGTCTGATCACAACCACAACTTGGTAAGACCTGAAGAACGGCACCTTCTGCGATCTGCCAAGTCACTTATAGCTGGGAGGTCATGTTCTGCTGCGGATGCGGTGTTATACGGTGGGTACCAGTTAGGGGGTGTACCTTCGCAAATGGCTGCAAGCACAAGCGTAACCAACAATGCAGAGACTCCGTGGCAAGATTTGCTCCCCGGTTTTAGTGGCATAACAAGGACATCAGCCGTAGGGACTGGAGAGTTGCAAAGGATTGTAAGCCATCTAAAGAGCAGAGCAAATCTAGATGGGATGTTTTACTGGGATGTTCAGTTAGACCGAGCTGGTCGGATGAGTAATTTCTTTTGGCGAGATGGTAGGGGCAGAATGGACTATGACTGTTTCGGTGACGTGGTTGTCTTTGATTCAACTTACCGCTTAAACAAACAGAATTATATAGTTGCTCCTTTTGTTGGTGTGAACCACCATTGGCAGACCACTATGTATGGCTGTGCATTATTAGCAGATGATTCGATGTCATCTTTCACGTGGCTGTTCAAGTCTTTCTTGGAGGCAATGGGAAACCGGCAACCACGATCTATTTTCACCAACCAAGACCAAGTTATGTCAAATGCAATTGAGGAAGTGCTTCCAAATACATGCCATCGCATTGCTCACTGGCACATTCAAAAGAATGCCGCTTCTCGCCTTGGTGCACTTAATGCTTCCAAAGCATTTAATAAGATGTTCACCAAGTGTATGCAGGGATGCGACACAGAAGCAGAATTCGAGGGAACATGGGCTGCGATGCTCCGTGAGTTTAAGTTGCAGGATAATAAGTGGCTGAGCAAACTTTATAAGCTCAAGCAGAAGTGGTGTGGTGCTCTGAACAAGTGCACTTTTGATGGTGGGGTCGAGAACGAGCCACAATGTGACAGTTTGAGTAACATATTCACTTGCATTGTCGATAAATCGACCTCTCTTTCCACAATTGTTGCTGCTGTGGATAAGCTGACTGAGGATTGGCGCGAAAAAGAGTTTGATGAGGATGTGCGGTGTTGTCAAAGGCCACTTTCTTGTATTATAAAGCACAGTGATATTTTGAATCATGCAGCAAAAGTTTATACACACAGAATCTACAAGCTATTCGAGACATATTTTCTTGACGGTTGTGGGGCCACAAAATTCAAGGCACTTCCGTGTGAAGACAGTGACACATATCGGTTTGAGATGACTATGCAGGGTAGAGGGTCAAGAGTCTGCACAGTTCATCTGAATATGTCAACAATGCAACTCACTTGCAGCTGTAGTCAGTTTGAGACAATGGGTTTACTTTGTCCACATACTCTGAAAGCTCTTAGTATCAAGAATGTGGGCAAAATTCCAGAAATATATATACTGAAGCGGTGGACCAGAGATGCTAAGCAGTGGGTTTTCAACCCAAAGCAGTATGAATCATCATATCAGgaatgcatggatgatgaagctGGATACTGCAACCATGCTATGAGGTATGCTTATGACCTTGTGATGAAGAGTGAAGGGCAGGAGGAATTGAGAAGATCTCTTTGGGAGGCTCTTGAGGGTGGAGAGAAAGAATTGGAGAAATACCAAAATGCTACACAGTATGCACAATCTTATGCCACTTGA